Genomic window (Asticcacaulis excentricus CB 48):
TGTCCAGGCCAAGAGCGATTTCGTCGATGGCGTGCTCGACGTCTCTTGCCCTGTGATGAACGACACCACAGTCATCGCCGCGATGACCATTCCCTGGTTAAAGACCCACGGCTGCCTGAGCCTCGAAGACACGGTCGCGCGGCTGAAAGGCACGGCGGCGGCACTATCGCGCACGCTGGGCGGATAGGCGTTTCGCCCGATTTGAAAACCGACAGCGCGCTGATTTCATGAGCGAAAAGGAAAATGCGCATGGTCGGCGCAATCGCGTCTCAAGCCTCTTGCATCGGCGCTATCTCGGCTATACATGCTTTTTTATAAGCGATAATCATTTTTAAAAATGAACAGGGATGCACTGTGCTGATCAGCGATCTCCATACCATAGGCCGGACACAGGTCCGGGTCAGCGCGCTGGGTTTCGGCGCGGCGGCAATCGGTAACCTGTATCGCCCGGTCGATGACGCCACAGCTGAAGCGACGCTTAAGGCCGTAACAGACGGCGGCATTGGCTATATCGACACCGCTCCGCGCTACGGGCACGGCCTGTCCGAGCGCCGCCTTGCGGAGCTGAGCGCCGACGCAACCCTGTCCACCAAGGTGGGGCGGGTCCTGACCCCCATCCCCGCCCCGCCGCCCGGCACCGAACGCCACGGCTTTGTCGATGGCGACCCATTCGATGAACACTTCGACTACAGCTATGACGGTGTGATGCGGTCGTTTGAGGACAGTCAGAAGCGGCTGAAGCGCGAACGCATCGACATGCTGCTGGTCCACGATCTGGGGGTGGAAACCCACGGCAGTGACCATGCCCGACATCTCGCCACTTTTCTGAACGACGGTTTGCGCGCCCTGCACGAACTGAAAGCGCAGGGCCTGACTCAGGCCATCGGTCTGGGCGTCAATGAGACAGCCATCTGCGATCTGGTTATCGCCGAAGCCGAAATCGACGTCTTAATGCTTGCCGGGCGCTATACGCTTTTGGAACAGACGCCGCTGGACGGCCTGTTTGAACGCTGCGCGGCGCGTGGCGTCTCAGTGCTGGCAGCCGCCCCGTTTAATTCGGGCCTGCTGGCGGGAGGCGCGCACTTCAACTACGAGGCCCCGCCGACGGACATCATGACCCGCGTGCGCGATATCGAGGCCGTCTGCACCCGCCACAATGTGCCGCTGGCCGCCGCTGCGCTTCAGTTCCCCGGCTTTCATCCGGTCATAGCGAGTACTGTCGTCGGCATGGCCCGTCCGCAGCAGGTGGCCCGCAACATCGACCTGTTCAGCCATCCTATCCCTGCTGAGTTGTGGCACGACCTGAAAGCCGTCGGGCTGCTGCGCGCTGATGCGCCAGCGGGTGATGTTTCGCAAGCGTAAGAGTTCGAGTGTCCATGTCCCTGCCCTCTCCCCTGATTTTATTGCACCCTTCTGACAATGTAGCGGTGTGCCGCGCGGCGATTACGGCAGGCAGTGTGGTGACGGTGGGGGCCGAGGCTTTGCTGATTACCGAACCCATCGAGGTGGGGCATAAAGTCGCCGTACGTGATCTGAACGCCGGGGACAAGATATTCAAATACGGCGCGCCGATCGGCTCGATGACCAAAGACACGCCCAAGGGTGGCCACGTCCACATGCACAATATGAAAAGCGATTACATCTCGTCCCACACCCGTGAAGCCTCCGGAGGCGCACATGCTTAAGGGCTATCTGCGTCCGGATGGCCGAAAGGGCATCCGCAATGTCATCGCTGTGGCCTATTTGGTCGAATGCGCTCACCATGTGGCGCGCCAAATCGTCACGAAGTCCGACAACAGCGAAGTGCATCTGATCGGCTTTCCAGGCTGCTATCCCAACGACTACGCCTTCAAGGTGATGTCGGCGGTGACGACGCATCCCAATGTCGGCGGTGTTCTACTGATCTCTTTGGGCTGCGAGAGCTTCAACCGTGAGCGCCTGAAGGCCGCCATCGAGGCGTCAGGTCGGCCGTGCGAAACCCTGGTCATCCAGCAATCAGGCGGTACGCTTTCGACCATTCAGAAGGGTCTTGAGGCCGTGGCCCGGCTGCAGGCCGTGGCCGCGCAGACCCAGGTGGTTGAGATGGCGGTGTCGGAGCTGGTGATCGGCACCATCTGCGGCGGCTCAGACGGTACGTCAGGCATCACCGCCAATCCGGCGGTCGGGCGCGCCTTCGACTGGCTTGGGGCGCAAGGGGCGGCCTGTGTGTTCGAAGAAACCGGCGAACTGGTCGGCTGCGAAACCATCATGGCCAGTCGCGCCGTCACGCCGGAACTGGGGGCTGAACTCGAAGCCTGCGTGCAGAAGGCCGAGGCCTATTACACCGTCATGGGCTTTGGTTCGTTTGCCCCGGGAAATGCCGAAGGCGGACTGACCACGCAGGAAGAAAAGTCGATGGGGGCGTATTCCAAGTCGGGGTCGGCGCCCATCTGCGGCATCCTAAAGCCCGGTGATCTGCCGCCGACGGGTGGGCTCTACCTGCTTGATGTGGTACCGGATGGAGAGCCTCGTTTCGGCTTCCCAAATATCTCGGATAATGCGGAAATCGTCGAACTGATCGCCTGCGGCGCGCACGTGACCCTGTTCACCACGGGCCGCGGCTCAGTGGTGGGTTCGGCCATTTCGCCCGTGATTAAGGTCTGCGCCAATCCGGACACCTATCGCAAGCTGAGCGAGGATATGGATATCGACGCTGGCAAGATCATGGAAGGTCGCGCCACGCTGGATGAGGTCGGACAAGAGATTATCGACGCCGTGCTGGCCGTTGCCCGTGGCGCACCCACAAAATCCGAAGCCATGGGCCATCAGGAGTTTATCCTGACCTATAAGGCCTTCGACCCGCTGGGCCCAGCCTGCCTGCCGCTGCGCCGGGCGTAACACAACTGTACCTCCCCAGTTTGCTGGGAAGGGGATGATTTCAAGAGACCGCATCATGTCACGACTTTCCGGAAAAACCGCATTGATCACCGCTGCAGGGCAAGGCATTGGCCGCGCCACCGTCGAGGCCTATGTGCGCGAAGGGGCCACCGTCATCGCCGCAGACATCAACGAGGCCAGCCTCAGCGAACTGTCGGCGCTTGACCATGTCATCGCGCGCAAGCTTGACGTCACCGACGCCGAAGCGGTCAAGGCCATCGCCGCTGAGTTCCCGAATATCGACATCCTTTATAACTGCGCCGGCTTCGTCCACGCCGGGACCATTCTCGATTGCGACGAACAGGACTGGGCCTTTTCCAACAGCCTGAACGTCACGGCGCAATACCGCCTGATCCGCGCCGTCCTGCCCAACATGATCGCACGCGGGGGGGGCTCCATCATCAACATGTCGTCGATCGCCTCGTCGGTCAAAGGCATCCCCAACCGCTTCGCCTACTGCGCCACTAAGGCGGCCGTGATCGGCCTGACCAAGTCGGTGGCGGCGGACTTCGTTGCGCAAGGTATCCGCTGCAACGCCATATGTCCCGGCACGGTGGAGACGCCGTCACTGCTGCAACGCCTGCACGACACGGGCGATTTTGAGCAGGCCTATAAGGACTTCACCGCACGCCAGGCCATGGGCCGCTTCGGCAAGCCGGAAGAACTGGCAGCCCTGGCCGTCTATCTGGGTTCGGATGAATCTAAGTTCACAACCGGCCGCGCTCACATCATCGACGGAGGCTGGGTGATGTAACCCCCCTCACGCTTCCACGACGGACCATAGAAGCGTGGATTGCCTGGGTGGATTGCCTGGACGAACAAACGCGGGCTCGAAGCCGTTCTTCGCCCGCATTTGACATTTTAGGGCGTTGCGTTTCTCTTCTAAGAAAAGAGACGTAAAGGAGGAACCCCATGCGCCTCATCTTAGCCACTGCGCTGATCATCCTGCCCTCGTTCGCCCTCGGAGCCCCACCCATGGTCATTATCGACGAAAAGGATACGCTCGTCGAAGAGGCCCCGCCGCACGGCCGCATCGGCATGTCTACCGCCTATCGCATCAGCGACAAGGCCCCGCAGCGCAGTATGGAGTTCCGCAAGCGAAGCCTTCACAAAGGCGCGGCCATCGGTATCCACCCCATCGGCCACGATGAGGTCTATTACGTCGTCTCGGGCACCGGGATTGTGGAATCGGACGGCGTGACCCATACCCTGACCGAGGGTATGACGGCCTATCTCTACGAAGGGGCAAAGGTCGGAATCAAACAGGTGGGCGATGAGCCGCTGACCCTGATCATTTCGTATCCGTTGAAAGCCCGCACAAAATAGGCCTACCCGTGCAGGCTTACGTCCATCCAGATTAGCGCCACTTCGCCGGGCTTGAGGCAGCGCAAGCCGGAATTGGCATGGTGGAAGGGATCCGGCATATGGTTGACCGGCTCGGCGCAGAAAAAGTCCTGACCCGGCGGGACGTAGACGTGCAGCCAGTGACAATCCGGTGAAGCGCGCAAGGTCAGGACGGGCATGCTGTCTTCATAAATATCGGCACGCCCGGCAAAGCCCGTATGGCAGTGGTCGATCAGCCCGGTGTCACTGACAAAATCGCCCTTCGTCCAGTCCTTGCGCCACACGCCTGCGTACCATTCGGTCGGCAGGCAGTCCATATCGGCGATCCACACCCCATCGACGGGCGCCTTGAGCCGCGTCTGAGAGGTGCGGTTGAAATAGGGGTGAAAGCCCAGCCCCGCCGGCATGGCGGTTTGGCTGAGGTTCTTGACACTTAGCCAGACGCGCAGGCCCGCCGGGCGCAGTTCGAACACCTGCCGCGCCTCATAGGTCCACGGCCACTCGTCCGGCTGATGACGATAAGTCATAACCGCACGCGACGCCGACTGCTCCGTCACGCTCCAGCGCGCAAGCCAGCCCTGACCGTGCAGAGTATGCGGATGGTCGCCCAGATTGGGGGCCATCTTCACCTTCTGCGTGCCGATGGAGAAGCTGCCGTTACGGATGCGATTGCAAAACGGCACCAGCGGAAACGACGCCGTTTCCAGCACCCCACGCGGGTCTTCAGGTGTCGGGCGCATATAGTGACGGCCCTTATAGCTCAAAGCGCCGATAGATCCGCCCAGATCCGGATGCAGCACCAGCGTGGTGTCGCGTGCCGTGAGGGTCAGCGTTGAAAGAGCGATCATGTGGCATTTCCATATTTTTGTTTTTCAGACGCAAACGGCGGAGCCTGATCGAAGCTCCGCCGTTCTTTACACTGATACGTTATATTACGACTTCTTCCACAGGCTTTCAATCGCCTCGAGGGTCCGGCCTTTGGTTTCCGGCACGAACTTCCACACGAAGACCGCCGCCAGCACCGAAAAGGCCGCATAGACGTAATAGTTGAGGCCGTGGTTGAAGGTGGCGTTCAGCGCGCTGTCGCCATCAATCACCTTGAACGACCAGGTGACGATGTAGTTCGAAATCCACTGAGCTGCGACGGCGATGGCCATCGCCTTGCCCTTGATGGAGTTAGGGAACATTTCGGCCAGCAGCACCCACACGACCGGGCCCCACGACAGGGCAAAACCGGCAATGTAAAGCATAGCCGCGTACAGCAGCAGCGTGCCTTCCTGCTTTTGCTGGAACAGGATGCCGAGCGCGGCCATCGACACAGCCATAACCAGGGCGCCGAGGATCAGCAGCGGCTTGCGGCCCCAGTGATCGACGGTGAAAGTCGCCACCAGCGTGAACACCACATTGGCGGCACCGACGAGAACGGTCTGGAACAGGGCCTGATCCGTGCCCGAACCGATGTTTTTGAACATCAGCGGGGCGTAATAGAGCACGGCGTTGATACCGACGAACTGCTGAAACACCGATAGCAGCACACCGACCACGACGACACCGACACCAAACGAGAACAGCTTGCCAGAATGTTCGCTGAGCGAGCCGCGGATTTCGTCCATGGTCGCCTGCGCCTCCTGCGGATCGTTCAGCTCGCTGAGCAGCTTGCGCGCCTTGTCTTCCTTCTGCTTCATCACGTACCAGCGCGGCGTATCCGGCATGATGAAAGCGGCAAGGAAGAACAGGGCCGCCGGAATACCGGCCGAAGCCAGCATGTAGCGCCAGCCCGTGGACAGCACCCACTCATCGGTGCCGGATTCCGCGATCTTCAGGTTGACGAAATAGACCAGCAGCATACCGCCGACGATGGCGATTTGCTGGAAGGTAATCAGCAGGCCCCGTTGTTTTGCCGGAGCGATTTCCGCAATGTAGAGCGGCGAAATCAACGATGCCATGCCGATGGCGACTCCGCCGATAAATCGGTAGATCATGAACGGCGTAAGGCCTTCAACGCCCAGACCACCGATCGGGGCTAAACCCAGTTCCGGAAAGCCCGACAGAATCGACGAGGCGAAGAACAGAAACGCGGCAATCAGCATCCCGGCGCGACGGCCGAGCGAGGTGGACAGCGGCCCAGCAATCAGCGAGCCCAGTACGCAGCCCAGAAGCGCAATGCCTATCGCCGTACCGGCCAGAGAATTGCGTGCCACCTCGGTGAGGTCAGTGCGCGGCGTGACGAAGTTATGGACGATGGCTTCTTCCGCGCCGGAAATCACGGCAGTGTCGTAGCCGAAAAGGAGCCCGCCCAGAGCTGCGCCGATGGCGAGCCCCATGACCAGCCCCATATTCACTTTTCCAAGTGATGAGGACATTCAATTTTCCCTTCCCTGTGTGCAATCGGAGGATTGCAGACGTTTGACGCCTTCCGCTCTCTGGTCCCTATGTATCGTTGGTGGTCGGGCGCGGCGGATAGACGCAATGAAACTTAACCGCGCGCAGCGAGTCGTAAAGTCCGCTCTCTCAAAAAGTGAGACAGGGTCTTCGCTCACCGCGTTGCGGGCGTGGTTAATGTGCCTTAAATTTTTAGTCTGGCAAGTAAAAAGCTGATAGCGCTACCATTTGCGGGCCGAATTCTACCGCAAAAATGCTGCGCAATATCTCTCCTCCCTGTCGCGCAGCAACAGGGAGAAGAATATGACTAGTGATTATGCCGCGGCATCTTGTCGGCGATCTTGGTGTATTTCAGCGCCGGTTCCATCACCGCACCCGTGT
Coding sequences:
- a CDS encoding aldo/keto reductase, producing the protein MLISDLHTIGRTQVRVSALGFGAAAIGNLYRPVDDATAEATLKAVTDGGIGYIDTAPRYGHGLSERRLAELSADATLSTKVGRVLTPIPAPPPGTERHGFVDGDPFDEHFDYSYDGVMRSFEDSQKRLKRERIDMLLVHDLGVETHGSDHARHLATFLNDGLRALHELKAQGLTQAIGLGVNETAICDLVIAEAEIDVLMLAGRYTLLEQTPLDGLFERCAARGVSVLAAAPFNSGLLAGGAHFNYEAPPTDIMTRVRDIEAVCTRHNVPLAAAALQFPGFHPVIASTVVGMARPQQVARNIDLFSHPIPAELWHDLKAVGLLRADAPAGDVSQA
- a CDS encoding UxaA family hydrolase is translated as MSLPSPLILLHPSDNVAVCRAAITAGSVVTVGAEALLITEPIEVGHKVAVRDLNAGDKIFKYGAPIGSMTKDTPKGGHVHMHNMKSDYISSHTREASGGAHA
- a CDS encoding UxaA family hydrolase, producing the protein MLKGYLRPDGRKGIRNVIAVAYLVECAHHVARQIVTKSDNSEVHLIGFPGCYPNDYAFKVMSAVTTHPNVGGVLLISLGCESFNRERLKAAIEASGRPCETLVIQQSGGTLSTIQKGLEAVARLQAVAAQTQVVEMAVSELVIGTICGGSDGTSGITANPAVGRAFDWLGAQGAACVFEETGELVGCETIMASRAVTPELGAELEACVQKAEAYYTVMGFGSFAPGNAEGGLTTQEEKSMGAYSKSGSAPICGILKPGDLPPTGGLYLLDVVPDGEPRFGFPNISDNAEIVELIACGAHVTLFTTGRGSVVGSAISPVIKVCANPDTYRKLSEDMDIDAGKIMEGRATLDEVGQEIIDAVLAVARGAPTKSEAMGHQEFILTYKAFDPLGPACLPLRRA
- a CDS encoding SDR family oxidoreductase is translated as MSRLSGKTALITAAGQGIGRATVEAYVREGATVIAADINEASLSELSALDHVIARKLDVTDAEAVKAIAAEFPNIDILYNCAGFVHAGTILDCDEQDWAFSNSLNVTAQYRLIRAVLPNMIARGGGSIINMSSIASSVKGIPNRFAYCATKAAVIGLTKSVAADFVAQGIRCNAICPGTVETPSLLQRLHDTGDFEQAYKDFTARQAMGRFGKPEELAALAVYLGSDESKFTTGRAHIIDGGWVM
- a CDS encoding cupin domain-containing protein yields the protein MRLILATALIILPSFALGAPPMVIIDEKDTLVEEAPPHGRIGMSTAYRISDKAPQRSMEFRKRSLHKGAAIGIHPIGHDEVYYVVSGTGIVESDGVTHTLTEGMTAYLYEGAKVGIKQVGDEPLTLIISYPLKARTK
- a CDS encoding aldose 1-epimerase; this encodes MIALSTLTLTARDTTLVLHPDLGGSIGALSYKGRHYMRPTPEDPRGVLETASFPLVPFCNRIRNGSFSIGTQKVKMAPNLGDHPHTLHGQGWLARWSVTEQSASRAVMTYRHQPDEWPWTYEARQVFELRPAGLRVWLSVKNLSQTAMPAGLGFHPYFNRTSQTRLKAPVDGVWIADMDCLPTEWYAGVWRKDWTKGDFVSDTGLIDHCHTGFAGRADIYEDSMPVLTLRASPDCHWLHVYVPPGQDFFCAEPVNHMPDPFHHANSGLRCLKPGEVALIWMDVSLHG
- a CDS encoding sugar porter family MFS transporter, whose translation is MSSSLGKVNMGLVMGLAIGAALGGLLFGYDTAVISGAEEAIVHNFVTPRTDLTEVARNSLAGTAIGIALLGCVLGSLIAGPLSTSLGRRAGMLIAAFLFFASSILSGFPELGLAPIGGLGVEGLTPFMIYRFIGGVAIGMASLISPLYIAEIAPAKQRGLLITFQQIAIVGGMLLVYFVNLKIAESGTDEWVLSTGWRYMLASAGIPAALFFLAAFIMPDTPRWYVMKQKEDKARKLLSELNDPQEAQATMDEIRGSLSEHSGKLFSFGVGVVVVGVLLSVFQQFVGINAVLYYAPLMFKNIGSGTDQALFQTVLVGAANVVFTLVATFTVDHWGRKPLLILGALVMAVSMAALGILFQQKQEGTLLLYAAMLYIAGFALSWGPVVWVLLAEMFPNSIKGKAMAIAVAAQWISNYIVTWSFKVIDGDSALNATFNHGLNYYVYAAFSVLAAVFVWKFVPETKGRTLEAIESLWKKS